The Apis mellifera strain DH4 linkage group LG3, Amel_HAv3.1, whole genome shotgun sequence genome includes the window tataaaaaaaattatgatatattaaaattataacatttcaaatgtttttcattaaaaatgaaaaattacatgATAATCAATTACAatgtttcgatattaaaagattaatatttattttaaaatacaatgaaagcaaattttatatttttttttgaaaatttgatgcattatacgtatattgtaccaattaaaaatttaataataacatgaaattttaataaatattttaataaaaatgtttcgaaacaaaattgcaaaaacatttcacaatattttatgttaataatatatgttttttttttaaatattataatatatataattccaagTAAGAagatttctattctatattttacagGTTTTTGAAGTTTCCAGAGATTTCTATCGTTCGTGCGTTCGTGCAACTGAACGGTTTGTAAAACGTTTGCAGTTGATTTTCAATCGTCAAGTCGATTaagtgaaatatataacacaaaaatttcaatattataatcgaaaatataatcaagtgctaaactttttttcttactaataaacgtattgaaattttatttgtggttattttgaaagaaacaatGTCGAAAAGAGCTGACGaggtaagtaaaaaaatgtttttattttttacattatttctattattataataatagaaggacataacatttttgtataagGAAATAATTGTTGTGTGTgtgattgtaaaaaataaaatattgatatttcgaaatattacattatatataatcactaAATtactcaaaatatatattgtgatttgtaaaaataaaatattaaattttttataattatttaataattataataattataataatattattaataacaattaataataattacaataatattttaaataaaattacataaaaaaaatttcattgaaggAATAATCTAGAAACAACatacatattttgttttacagttaaaattggatattgaagaatttaataatttacttcaACAAGCAAGTCGTCAGAGAAGTAAAGATATTCTTAAtcttgaaattagaaaattacaaaCAGAGTTAGCAAgattaattgaagaaaataaaatatctcataCAATATCATCTAATGTAGTATCTAATTCCTCTAAAAAATGTTATGAAgttaaacttaataattatgGTTGGGATCAAACAAATACCACAGTAAAATTGTACATTACATTGAAAGATGTACATCAATTGCCTAAAGAAGCTGTGATCTGTAATTTTACTGAAAAATCTTTAGATCTGCATGTTCTTggattagataataaaaattatagtttaacaattaataatttatgtgaaGATATTAATACAGATAATAGTACTGTTAAAACTAAAACAGATATGGTGGTTGTGTCTCTTGCTAAAAAAATTGCTAAGCATTGGTCACATGTAACAGGAATAGAAAAGAGAATCAAGGAATCAAAAACATCTTCAGTTCCAGACATTGGTGAAGATAATGATCCTGGTACTAGTTTGATGaatttaatgaagaaaatgtaTCAAGAAGGagatgatgaaataaaaaagacaatAGCCAAAGCATGGACAGAAAGTCAGGAGAAAAAAGCTGCTGGATTATcagattattcttaatttcatatttatgaatatataagtttattattttataagttattaatGTACAAACCAATctacatgtaaaatattaaaatataaaaatgcttttatatataagtttgaaTACTTATTGATTTTGCAAACAAAttgtttctattatataaaaattttaaaaatgatgtatttttattcaaataaaaatctttattatttttaattattgaaaattatattttcaataattattgtaatattaaatttataaagtatttttattttttattaatatactgtaaatcaattttccaatgTACATTGTTGATTTATCATTACTTGTAATAAAACTCATACaaataaacttatatacataattatgtcttttaaaaatatatagatattaaaaatttaatttacttatattttacacaccatcaatacttatatattaatatattcatatatatattttagttcatgtattttaatcatatattaattttattttcacataaaaaataatgtaaataacaaaactaatattttattttgtaattttttaaacgacatttaatttattaatttttgctttaatatatacaataatatcaataataatgaatacatgttttaaaacaatatgtatacattattgttaaaatcattgttaatattattgttaatatcaaattatgtatatattttgataagtaatatatatatatcgaaatatatttcgatatatttcgatGTATATCACTTATATTCGACATATATCGCTTTATACATTTCGTTAAATgtgtcttaaaatatttaataaaccgATAATAgtggtattaataataaaaaaattaattattaattaaaaattaattaatagtaaaaaattaaaatatttataaataaaaattttttaaaagtttttaatattttaataagtttcaaaaattcgataaattaaaaatataatataaattttttttatataaaaattaaaatataaagtatataaaatataaaaaaaaatttctgcatacttataattaaatatagaaaatttaatttagaatatgtTCTATGTAACAtgtatgcaaatataataatttaaaaaatacaataaaatgtgcatattcaaatatatatcgttaaataacatataatgacttcattaatatttgtatatattgtataaaagattattattctatattcatttgttttagattattactcaatatttatttataatattaatttataatatttatagtattatttatcatataaattatgatatgaattattttagtgTAGTAATATACTTACTTTAAAATgcttattttacttaatacaaacatcaattttatttgttttgatgtacttagttttttatataataatatacataagaaaaatatccagtcagtaaatatatatatatatatatatatatttacaatgttattataatatagtatacaatatattgtaCAGTGacagaattgaataaatattttataacagttaaaatagttttgagatgttaaataaataataatataaataattaaataaatatatgttttatacttatacttaaattaatttaaaatttatttaatttagataaatgattatatattatatataaatgatttacatttaatataaaattataaaaatattttttatataattaaaatttctatacaattagaaatttggataataatatttcaattacaagttatatatttcaaactgatatatattttatttaatgaagttttattatatacataaattaaaaacttctataaaaaggagaaaaacatatttttttataatatataattcatatttagaGGTTATTACTattgtatttacaaatatagcTTCTGACTTAAAATTACTAaacttacatttattaatacttttgaCATGCAAAAaactgttaaaaaataaaatttgttttcctgaatttatttcgaaataacattttttgtcaattttaatatattttaataagtttttaccaataaaaaatcataaatctaAACAATTCattgtgtaatattttaaattttataaaactttaatataatttaccacaataaatattgatattattaataaattttgattattgattatattgatattactaatcaatgaaaataactttaagaaaaaactattaatatatactattaatataattactattagTAAATCCAATTTTgcatatcaatataattattatttataaggatTAGTAAAAGTTACATGAATGTGCGAATATTTATGTGCgagacaaaatatttttcatacaatttttttttataattactatttgtttttagaataaatcggatattgtttatatttattgctttctctcaaatcttaaaaaattcaaattttaaaatttatcattataagatttaaaattctttaatgataattcatataaaaattttattaaaagtgtaaaatatgaataaatagtattacttatatattaaatcatgtGCACTAATGCATATGAATGAGTGAAagcatgaaatatatatttcaaaatgtttataaaatactaaataaagtatatttatattataaaacatatatagaatttgaatCTATAATTCGTTCAACGAGTTAAGTCAAAAACTGTAAGTACACATAATCgtcatataaatgaaatgaatttacgactttgaaatatttgctatgaaatatattttttggatattaacatatttattatattgcagaattactttttgttgataatatataaatatatgatataaatataaattgacaaaatagtttttgagataaaactttacaaatataattagttttcgtgaaaatagatttatctAGCCTATTTAGCGCTTTCGAAGTGCAACATTTGTTACgtgatttatacatttatatgtaaatcgtTGAACGAAATAcagatttttgaatttttttatctagttAGTTAAACTATccagatatataaaatgaaaattattgtttatacttaagcattttcatttatgtagaaaatattttattatatttttttttaagtaagaaaaaattagtatttctatttccatatatgtataaaattcataaattttatataaagatgaaTTGTGATTTACatgaaaaaagatttgatgaaaataaataaaagaaattgtgaaTTAAAATCAGCTATAACAATAACTAAGTGTTTCTAGCACATATTTTCTATAcaaaatggataaatatttcataaaatattaaaatatttaaatttaacaaagtatttgataaataaaataaagaatattagttTTTGATTTACAAGCTGAGACTTAATTATGATCAAGATacgaatgaatataaaatttatttatacaataaaataactgCTTTACTTTAGGAAGTAGCAGAAGCATTTGAAAACTGTATTTCACGACTAGTTGCATGAAAAGCTTCCATCATAATGTTTCGTGTTATTTCCATTAAATGTTCAGTATCATCTGTTTTTAATCCTTTTGTAGATATTGGTGGTAATGTTGTTATAATAACACGAccttaagattattaatttttaattaatatttgttattagtttactaaatttattatttatatgataaaaacttACCAggatcaaatttcttttcttcagaggataaaaaataataagaggaaAATACAACTGGTAATATAGGTAATTGAAAACGTATAGCAACATGAAAAGCACCttttttaaatggataaattttaCCAGTATTGCGTCTAGTTCCTTCAGGAAATAtccataattttatctatataaaagatatataatagtagaaaaaataaatatatacaacaccataaattattttttggatttttgcatcaaataaattgaattacctttttttctttaatataatttgcagCATTATTAATAACTGAATGGGCTTTTTCTGAATTCATTCtatctataaatatcattcCACAAAACCAAGCGGCTAAACCAAATGGCCatgcatataaaatttctttttttcctacaGCTGTACACTTTCCCATTATTGGCCATATATTGAACATTCCCAATACATCTAAAGAACTTTGATGATTTGCTACTATTATACATGCTCTTTCTTGTTCTAAATGTTCTTTCCCCCTTAATTCCCAATGTACTCCTAAGAATTTAGTAAGCCAAGAACACATAAGTGATcctaatctaaaattatatttcatatgttatttacaattagtaaagtattattaattagtataaataaaataaattattataatagtgacaaaattattgacaaatggtggattattttttaatttgtacaagataattttcataattcattttaattattctttttttatacattattaactatttgctatatattacatatattaaataaaaaataacaaaatatataaaaattatatataaatcatattaaaataaaacttaaatataataattaaaatatgtacttaaataataattacatgttattttaattgaaatataaatatctaaatactaaaaattacatatgtatattttatatatgtaagtcttttaaattttttttatatttttattatttttttttttaattttttgttagattttacatttaacatttttatataaacactttaccttttatgtatttttaatatttaaatttgcttctctttaaaattattatatataaattaaaaaaattaattttataatttatattattttctaatttacatGACATTTGTAGGGtgtgtttcaaataattatcgtcACTGTATCGGAACTGCCGCTCATAGGCTATATCACCACCGTTCAATAAATTTGTCCTACAACatatcgtttttaaaaaaaaaattaatcaaaataaaaatacgaataatgAAGTgggtaaaatagaaaaataacaaaataaaacacaaaagtAGTAAAGTAaacaaagtttatattttcaaaattaatataattactaacAGATAATTTTTTACGTTCCTTGGTCGTAACATCAGAATTGGGagcaataaaaatgaatttatcatcATATATCCACAGTAGAATGAAATCTTGAAATAGTAACGAAAGGTCCTGCTCATTTCGTATAAGAATGGTAAAATAAGGATAAAACCGACAAGGATCACCTCGAAACATGATGGTACCATCTTTTATAACGAAAAAGGGCGGACACTAATACGTCTTTATATTTCAccacaaaattaatattacggaTTACACCTTCCCACAATCTTATTTGATATggctttaaataatataaaatattataaaagacatGTAAAGACTTTTATTTATTGGTTATTTTATTCAACCATTTGTGATATTCGTTCACGTAATTTTAACTGAGCTGTACATTGTTCTCAATACTATACTTTATTCTCACTACTTCTTTATGTTGATCtcttatttctaaattcaCTTTTCACctctcaattatttattttaaagaattttaaattttcacaattcgattttatataattatagtttgaAGCTTCCGGTTATAAACCATATAATGTGATATTAACCCCTTAGTGAAGATATCAGCAACGAAACATTGCAATAAAATTCCTATGTCACTTAACTCCTTATGTCATTatgttaacaaaatattagaatacaatttttattatagtatagaTACAAAAGTTTCatacaacaattttatttgttataaattaaaaaaaaaacaatttatattatttataatatatatattatagtgttatatcttattatcttactgattaaaaatatctcgattttagttatttttaaacattttaaatatatatatacatcattattattttaaacattttaacatatatacattattatatacatacattattatttatatatttctaaatatgttacttttattaagttaaaaattaaaaattaattaaatacatatatatatatatatgtaagtacATTGTGTAACAAAatgataacaaatttaaatttttaatattacttaaaacgatatgtacaattatttttatatttttatacaaaatatatatatttttctgtagTAATActcgagaaattaattatttttcacattgtttttcaataattattttcatttatattaaaaaattgatacgaaaatatcataaaacaatatttaaattaagatctatttgataaattattgtgtatatatatcatttcattataattataaataattcaaaaattatttttaaaatattaattcttacatgttaaaataaaatgcaaaattaaaagttaaattaaaaagttaaattaaagaaaaataaaaagtaattttaaactaaaataaaaacacaaaaatatgtttaaaatatttaaagaaatatgtgaaaatttatttaaaaatattaaaaattacgtcaactaggaaaataaaaatctacatATTATaagttgtttaataaatattaaacaatgcttaattttaaaagttgaaatttagaaaaaattaaaaaatttataaatatttaaaaaaagaagaaaacttaaaagaaaaaaaagaaattttcaaataaaaaagttatattctaattatatttatattctaattataactaattatattttttttattattaaaaaaatcagatataattaatcaacaaatagatagaattacgattagaaaataattaataaaaaaaaaaaactaatatatttggttattaaatatgaaaagtatagattataaaaaatgactttttcattataaatgaaaaaatgcgaacataaaatgaaaaaaaattaatatttcaacaaaataatataattttgtatattggcaaaaatataaaaattatttttataaattttattagatttaaatattattaaaaacttgcaaaaataattaaaaatatatatatgatatgttacatatcaagaaataatttcaatttttttttaaaaataactaaaagatTCAGAAtagttaattagaaataaatttaaaaaaaaattttttttttaatcatttatatatgatttatttctaaaaagatattaaaaattataaaaagagaaagaaaatttagtttctattaataaaattagaataaaactttttatgttaaatgttttttttttcattttaatttatttttaatttttttttatttgctattattaataaatttttttattttgttgcaCTCACATAAacgaatatcatttttattaattatttgtatattattaaaaaaaataatacttttatgtaactatatatatatacaaaacatataatatttgtatacacATTATTAGTTTGAACAAACATTGAAATTTAGAGATGTTTATGTTTCtcctattattttatgtagacTAAATAAATACGAACTTCTACGTATGAGGTCGTGACAatctacaaaatattatacatgaaattctcttttcaatatttaattagtgCTCTtagtcttattttttaattaatgaaaataatatcaattttttattttaattgaataaaatttatgatttgtataatgatagaattaattaataatattgatgataaataattttatatttaagtattcaattgaaactattaaaataatttatttaaattttaaatattatgcattaattttctatattaatatttcttgtatgaaatcaataatatttaaaatattttattataatataattcaaatttttaatctatatgaAATCATACATGAATCGATAAGAAAAGACAGTTGCTGATTggctataatataatacattttttttcgacatgtatttaatatttgtgttatggttttatattaatttcaatgtaaatattaaattataaattttaat containing:
- the LOC552139 gene encoding 1-acyl-sn-glycerol-3-phosphate acyltransferase alpha — protein: MVPSCFEVILVGFILILPFLYEMSRTFRYYFKISFYCGYMMINSFLLLPILMLRPRNVKNYLLGSLMCSWLTKFLGVHWELRGKEHLEQERACIIVANHQSSLDVLGMFNIWPIMGKCTAVGKKEILYAWPFGLAAWFCGMIFIDRMNSEKAHSVINNAANYIKEKKIKLWIFPEGTRRNTGKIYPFKKGAFHVAIRFQLPILPVVFSSYYFLSSEEKKFDPGRVIITTLPPISTKGLKTDDTEHLMEITRNIMMEAFHATSREIQFSNASATS
- the LOC412708 gene encoding calcyclin-binding protein; translation: MSKRADELKLDIEEFNNLLQQASRQRSKDILNLEIRKLQTELARLIEENKISHTISSNVVSNSSKKCYEVKLNNYGWDQTNTTVKLYITLKDVHQLPKEAVICNFTEKSLDLHVLGLDNKNYSLTINNLCEDINTDNSTVKTKTDMVVVSLAKKIAKHWSHVTGIEKRIKESKTSSVPDIGEDNDPGTSLMNLMKKMYQEGDDEIKKTIAKAWTESQEKKAAGLSDYS